The following proteins are encoded in a genomic region of Garra rufa chromosome 22, GarRuf1.0, whole genome shotgun sequence:
- the LOC141298027 gene encoding sulfotransferase 2B1-like: MTEAELYSVYKGVYVPTPLHPPASLKYYEDFTFRPDDILIITYPKSGTTWMQEVIPLIVSDGDLTPVLTVPNWDRAPWLEEQRAIQLNLEERPSPRVFATHFHHSMMNESYFKIKPRVLYVMRNPKDVFTSSYYYYGMASYMVNPGTQDEFMEKFLDGKIMFGSWFDHVKGWINAEEKESILYMFYEEMIADLKGSVEKIGKFLGKSLSPDVSQKIADHCVFKNMKQNKMSNFSLVPEEYMDQKKSEFMRKGIAGDWKNNFTEAQGQRFNAVYKDKMKDVKFKFMWD; the protein is encoded by the exons ATGACGGAGGCTGAACTGTACTCGGTGTATAAAGGTGTGTACGTGCCCACGCCTTTACACCCTCCAGCAAGTCTGAAATACTATGAGGATTTCACTTTCCGTCCTGATGACATCCTGATTATCACTTATCCCAAATCCG GCACAACATGGATGCAGGAGGTGATTCCTCTGATCGTGAGCGACGGTGATTTGACTCCGGTGCTGACGGTGCCAAACTGGGACCGAGCGCCATGGCTGGAGGAACAACGGGCGATTCAGCTCAATCTGGAGGAGAGACCTTCTCCACGCGTCTTTGCAACTCACTTCCATCACAGCATGATGAACGAGTCTTACTTCAAAATAAAACCCAGG GTTCTCTATGTCATGCGTAACCCAAAAGACGTGTTCACATCTTCATATTACTACTATGGAATGGCCTCATACATGGTGAACCCAGGAACCCAAGATGAGTTCATGGAGAAGTTTCTTGATGGAAAAA tcatGTTTGGTTCCTGGTTTGATCATGTCAAAGGCTGGATTAATGCTGAAGAGAAGGAATCCATACTGTACATGTTCTATGAGGAGATGATCGCT GATCTGAAAGGATCTGTGGAGAAAATTGGCAAGTTTCTTGGTAAATCTCTGAGTCCAGATGTGTCGCAGAAGATCGCTGACCACTGCGTCTTcaagaacatgaaacaaaacaaaatgtccaACTTTTCTCTGGTTCCAGAGGAATACATGGACCAGAAGAAATCTGAATTCATGAGGAAAG gAATTGCTGGTGACTGGAAAAATAATTTCACTGAGGCACAAGGGCAGCGGTTTAATGCCGTATACAAAGACAAGATGAAAGATGTGAAATTTAAATTTATGTGGGACTGA
- the LOC141298100 gene encoding sulfotransferase 2B1-like isoform X1, which translates to MTEAELYSVYKDVYVPTHLHPPECLKYYEEFTFRPDDILIVTYPKSGTTWMQEVIPLIVSDGDLTPVLTVPNWDRVPWLEEHRAILLNLEERPSPRIFATHFHHSMMNESYFKIKPRVLYVMRDPKDVFTSSYYYYGMASYLVNPGTQDEFMEKFLDGKIMFGSWFDHVKSWINAEEKESILYMFYEEMIADLKGSVEKIGKFLGKSLSPDVLQKIADHCVFKNMKQNNMSNFSLVPEEYMDQKKSEFMRKGIAGDWKNLFTEAQEQRFNAVYKEKMKDVTFKFMWD; encoded by the exons ATGACGGAAGCTGAGCTGTACTCGGTGTATAAAGATGTGTACGTCCCTACGCATTTACACCCTCCAGAATGTCTGAAATACTATGAGGAGTTCACTTTCCGTCCGGACGACATCCTGATCGTCACTTACCCTAAATCCG GCACAACATGGATGCAGGAGGTGATTCCTCTGATCGTGAGCGACGGTGATTTGACTCCGGTGCTGACGGTGCCAAACTGGGACCGAGTGCCATGGCTGGAGGAGCACCGGGCGATCCTGCTCAATCTGGAGGAGAGACCTTCTCCACGCATTTTCGCAACTCACTTCCATCACAGCATGATGAACGAGTCTTACTTCAAAATAAAGCCCAGG GTTCTCTATGTCATGCGTGACCCAAAAGACGTGTTCACATCCTCATATTACTACTATGGAATGGCCTCATACTTGGTGAACCCAGGAACCCAAGATGAGTTCATGGAGAAGTTTCTTGATGGAAAAA TCATGTTCGGTTCCTGGTTTGATCATGTGAAAAGCTGGATTAATGCTGAAGAGAAGGAATCCATACTGTACATGTTCTATGAGGAGATGATCGCT GATCTGAAAGGATCTGTGGAGAAAATTGGCAAGTTTCTTGGTAAATCTCTGAGTCCAGATGTGTTGCAGAAGATCGCTGACCACTGCGTCTTcaagaacatgaaacaaaacaacatGTCCAACTTTTCTCTGGTTCCAGAGGAATACATGGACCAAAAGAAATCTGAATTCATGAGGAAAG GAATTGCTGGTGACTGGAAGAATCTGTTCACTGAGGCCCAAGAGCAGCGATTTAATGCCGTATACAAAGAAAAGATGAAAGATGTGACGTTCAAGTTTATGTGGGACTAA
- the LOC141298100 gene encoding sulfotransferase 2B1-like isoform X2 encodes MTEAELYSVYKDVYVPTHLHPPECLKYYEEFTFRPDDILIVTYPKSGTTWMQEVIPLIVSDGDLTPVLTVPNWDRVPWLEEHRAILLNLEERPSPRIFATHFHHSMMNESYFKIKPRVLYVMRDPKDVFTSSYYYYGMASYLVNPGTQDEFMEKFLDGKIMFGSWFDHVKSWINAEEKESILYMFYEEMIADLKGSVEKIGKFLGKSLSPDVLQKIADHCVFKNMKQNNMSNFSLVPEEYMDQKKSEFMRKVVLFFSVRNCW; translated from the exons ATGACGGAAGCTGAGCTGTACTCGGTGTATAAAGATGTGTACGTCCCTACGCATTTACACCCTCCAGAATGTCTGAAATACTATGAGGAGTTCACTTTCCGTCCGGACGACATCCTGATCGTCACTTACCCTAAATCCG GCACAACATGGATGCAGGAGGTGATTCCTCTGATCGTGAGCGACGGTGATTTGACTCCGGTGCTGACGGTGCCAAACTGGGACCGAGTGCCATGGCTGGAGGAGCACCGGGCGATCCTGCTCAATCTGGAGGAGAGACCTTCTCCACGCATTTTCGCAACTCACTTCCATCACAGCATGATGAACGAGTCTTACTTCAAAATAAAGCCCAGG GTTCTCTATGTCATGCGTGACCCAAAAGACGTGTTCACATCCTCATATTACTACTATGGAATGGCCTCATACTTGGTGAACCCAGGAACCCAAGATGAGTTCATGGAGAAGTTTCTTGATGGAAAAA TCATGTTCGGTTCCTGGTTTGATCATGTGAAAAGCTGGATTAATGCTGAAGAGAAGGAATCCATACTGTACATGTTCTATGAGGAGATGATCGCT GATCTGAAAGGATCTGTGGAGAAAATTGGCAAGTTTCTTGGTAAATCTCTGAGTCCAGATGTGTTGCAGAAGATCGCTGACCACTGCGTCTTcaagaacatgaaacaaaacaacatGTCCAACTTTTCTCTGGTTCCAGAGGAATACATGGACCAAAAGAAATCTGAATTCATGAGGAAAG TTGTCTTGTTTTTCTCTGTAAGGAATTGCTGGTGA